The region GGCCCGCCGCCGGACCGCGCCCGCCGGACCGCCTCCTGTGCCGCGGCGTGGACCGCCCGGACGTCGTTGCCGTCCAGAGACACACCCGGCATGCCGTAAGCCGCCCCGCGGGCCGCCACGTCCGGGTTGCCGGCCGCGGTGGAGAAAGGAACCTCGGTCGCGAACTGGTTGTTTTCGCAGACGAACAGCACCGGGAGTTTCCAGATCGAGGCCATATTCAGCCCCTCGTGGAAGGCCCCGTTGTTCACGGCCCCGTCGCCGAAGAAGGCGACCGCGACCCGGTCCGTCTTCAACAGGCGGAAGCTGTACCCCGCGCCGGCGGCCTGAAGGATGCACGGGCCGACGATCCCGCTCGTCCCCATCAGGCCGACTTCCGGGGCGAAGAGGTGCATGCTCCCGCCGCGGCCGCGGGAACAGCCCGTTGCCCGGCCGTACAGTTCGGCAAGGAGTTCGACCGGCGGGACGCCCTTGGCGAGCGCGTGCCCGTGCCCGCGGTGGGTGCTGAAGACCACGTCGTCCGGCCGGAGGTGGGCGCAGACGCCGACCGCGACCGCCTCCTGGCCGATGTAAGTGTGGCAGGCCCCGTGTACCAGCCCGCGCTGGTGCGATTTCACGAGCTGCTCCTCGCACCGGCGGATGAGGACCATACGCCAGAACAGCGCGAGGAGATTTTTCGCGGGCGGTTCGTTCACGACGGTCAAGTCTCCTGAAACGGGGTTGTCTGTCGCTTTGGGACTCCGGGAGCGGGGTGGCGGCGTGACCACACCCCCGGCCCCTCTCCGACACGGAGAGGGGGAACCGACCCGCTTTGCCGTCCGCGACGGGCACCTCGGGCTCCCCTCTCCGCGTCGGAGAGGGGTTGGGGGCGAGGTCGCGCCCCACGCCCGGGGACCGACTTATTCCCGCCTCCGGTTCACGCGCAAGAGGGCCACAATCCCGCCACCCAGGGCAAAGCAGGCGGCCAGGAAGAGCAGACACGCCCGGTCGTCCAGCCCCTCGTATTTCATTCTGCCGACGATCTTTGAGCCCAAGAAGCCGGCGAGGTTCGCACTCATATTAATGAAGCCGATCGACACGGCCGCGGCCGACGACGAAAGCGCCTGGGTCGGTAGTACCCAGAAGGGCGAGATCCAGAAGTTCGCACAGAACCCGGTCAGGCAAAGCCAGATGAAAACCAGCGCCCACGGTTGGCCCGGGACGGTACTCAGCGCGAGAAACACGCCGGCCCCGACCAGGCTGACGACGCAGTGCCACTTGCGGTCGCCGGTCCGGTCCGACGAGTGACCGGACACCAGTACGCCCAGGAAACCGCACAGGTAGACCAGGCCGGTCCAGACGAGGACGTCCGCGGACGCGCTTTGCCGGCCGAGTGAGGTCAACAGCCCCTGGACGGCCGTCGGCAGCCAGAACACCATCGCGTACCCGCCGGTGTTGGTCGCGAAGATGCCGAGGGCGAGGAGCCAGACGGCCGGCATGCGGGCGACCCGACCGATCGTGACGGCCCCGCTCGTTGTCTCGACCTCCCGACGTTCCGCTTCCAGTGTCTTCTCAAGCCACGCCCGCTCGTCCGGAGTCAGCCACCGAGCTTGGGCCGGCCGGTCCGTCAAGAGAAACGGCAGCGCGACGCCGAACACGACGGCCGGCGCCCCTTCGACAATAAACACCCACTGCCACCCCGCGAGCCCGAACCACCCCTGCTCCAGCAGCAGCCCCGAAACGGCCGACCCGAGGGCCAGACTGAGGGGAACGCCGACGAGCATAACGGCCAGCGCGCGGGCCCGGTCGGGTCGCGGGAACCAGTGGGTGAAATAGACGATGATGCCGGGGAAGAAGCCCGCCTCGGCCAACCCGAGCAAAAATCGGGCGATGTAGAACTGTGTGGGCGTGGTCACCAGAGCCATGCCCATCGAGCAGAAGCCCCAGGTGATCAGGATGCGGGCGAACCACTTTCGCGCGCTCCAGTGCTCGACGAGCAGGGCGCCGGGGATTTCGAGGAACAAGTACCCGATGAAGAAGATGCCGATGCCCGACCCGAACGTGTCGTCGTCGAACCCGAGCGCCCCCTGCATCTGGAGTTTGGCGAACCCGACGTTCGCGCGGTCGAGGTAGGCGACCACGTACAGCAGGAACACGAGCGGCAGCACCCGCCACGCGACCTTCCGCCGCGCGGCCCGGGCCACGCCGCGCGCGGTATCGTCGTCCGGCGGGTCGATCGTCCCGAACATGGTGCGCGTACCGGCGGGGAGGGAACGCCGTGAGGCAAGTGCCACACGTTACCAGGGAACGCCGGCGCGGGCACGCGAAAAGTGCGAAGAGGAAAAGCAAAGGGTGTGCAGCCGGAAAATTGGTGCAACTTATGTTCACTCCGGCGTATGCCTGAGTGACGCCCGGAAATCGCTCCCCGGAGAGTCCCCATGTCTGCCGCCCCAACATTGACCCCGGAACAAGAAGCCCAAGCCCAAGCTCTGGCCGCCCGCATCCACACGCGGTCGGCGTCCGCCGTCCGGGCGATGGCCCGGACGGCGGACGCCGACCGACACGACCCTGTTCGGGAAGACCGAAGTCGACATCCGGCACCACGCCCTGGGGATCGTCGCCGACGCCTACAACGAACACCTCGATCAAAAAAATGGGGACACCGGCTCCTCCATCACATGCCCGAATCCCACGTGCCGTTGAGAGTGGGTGTAAAACGGTCGTCGGGAGTCGGCACAAGGGGACGGGGATGCGTTGGCGGGAACACGGCTCGCACGCCGTCTGCCACGTCCGCGCGCTGTACCGGAACGAGAAGGGCCAGTGGGACGCCTTCTGAGATCGCAAGTGCTGTGAACGCGCACTGGCGGCCCGAACCAAATGTCTACCAATTTAAATGACGCACGCACCTCTTGTCGCGTTCGGCGAGAAGTCTCCCGAATACACTTCCTGGAGACTGTTTCTCGACCGGCCGGGGGAAGTGGACCATGTCAGACCGTGTTACCGTGTTGTGCGGGCTCGCGATCGCGGCCCTCTCGGTGGCTGAGGCGTCGGCCCAGGAGGGATACCGGCGGCCGCCGAAGGCCGTGATCGATATTCTCGACGCGCCACTCCCGCCGGCCGTGTCGGTCAGCCCGACCGGCGAACACCTCCTCTTCATCTGGACCGGCCGCTACCCGCCGATCGCCGACCTCGCGGAACCGACCGTGCGGCTCGCCGGCCTGCGGATCAACCCGCGGACGAACGGCCCGGCCCGCTCCACGCGAGTGACCCGGCTCAAACTCCTACCGATCGCCGGTGGGGAAGCGAAGGAACTGGAGTTGCCGGCGGGGAAGGTCAGCTTCCCCCTCTGGTCGCCGGACGGCCAGCGGTTTGCCATCATGGTCACGTCCGAGAAAGGCGTGGGCTTGTGGCTGGGGACCGTAGCCGGCGGGCCGTTCGTCGAGGCGCCGGGCGTTGCTCTCAACGCCGCGGTGGGCGAGCCGGTCCAGTGGATGCCGGACAACCAATCGCTGCTAGTCCAACTGGTTCCCGAGAAGCGAGGGGCCGCCCCGGTCGCGCCGGCCGCCCCGTCCGGCCCCGTCGTCCAGGAAAGTAGTGGCAAGGCCGCCCCCGTCCGCACGTTTCAAGACCTGCTGCAGAACCCCCACGACGAGGCGTTGTTCGCGTACTACGCCACGTCGCAGCTCGCCGTCGTGCAGTTGGCGGGCGGCAAGGCGACGCACCAGCCGCTTGGCGAGCCGGGCCTCGTGGTCTCGTCCGACCCGTCGCCGGACGGCAAGTTCGTTCTCGTGAGCCGGGTGAAGCGGCCGTTTTCGTACCTGTTGACGTACTCCGCGTTCCCGCGGGCGGTCGAGGTGTGGGACGCGGCCGGGGCGGTGGCCCAGACCGTCGCCGACTTGCCGCTTCAGGACAAGATTCCGATCGAAGGCGTCCCGACGGGGCCGCGCTCGATCCGGTGGCTCCCGACCCAGCCGCACACGCTCCTCTGGGTCGAAGCCCAGGACGAGGGCGACCCGCGGAAGAAGGTGCCGTTCCGCGAAGCCGTCTTCAGTCGGGCCGTCGGTGCAGCCAGTGAGCCGCGGGAGGTGTTGAAACTCGAATTCCGGTTCGCGGGCCTGGATGTTTTCCCGAGCGACAACCGGATGTTGGTCCGGGACTACGACCGGGACCGCAAGTGGAGCCGGACCATCCTCGCGTCCACGAGCCCGCTACTCGGCGGCGAGCCGAAGGTGCTGTTCGAGCGGTCGGCCCAGGACCGCTACGGCGACCCGGGCACGCCGGTGACGCGGACGCTGCCGACCGGCCACCGGGTTCTCCGCACGGCCGGCGACCCGGCCGGGAACACGATCTGGCTCGCCGGCTCCGGGGCCACCCCGAAAGGCGACCGCCCGTTCCTCGACCGGTACGACGCGACGACCGGCAAGACGACTCGCGTGTTTCACTGCGAGGAAGGGATGATGGAAAGCGTGGCCGCGATCTTGAACCCCGCGGGAACGAAGCTCCTCGTCCGCCGCGAATCGCCGACAAGCCCGCCGAATTACTTTTACCGCGAGCCGAACCACGAAAAACAACTGACTGAAACAGCCGACCCGGCGCCGGAACTTCGCAAAGCGAAAAAGCAGCTCGTCACCACCAAGCGGGCCGACGGCACGCCGATCTCGTTCACCCTGCACACGCCGCCCGGGTACAAGGACGGGGAGCGGCTGCCGGCCGTCATCTGGGCGTACCCGATCGAGTTCGCGTCGGCCGACACGGCCGGCCAGGTCAGCGGGTCGCCGAACACGTTCACGACGATCACCGGCTATTCGCACCTCTTCTTCCTCACGCAGGGGTACGCGGTGTTGGAGGTCTCGATGCCCGTCGTCGGACCGCCAGCCTCGGCGAACGACACGTTCATCGAACAGCTCGTCTCGAACGCCGCGGCCTCGATCGACCGGGCGGTGGAACTGGGCGTCGTCGACCGCGACCGGGTCGGGGTGATGGGGCACAGCTACGGGGCGTTCATGACGGCCAACCTGCTCGCCCACTCGGACCTGTTCCGGGCCGGCATCGCCCGGAGCGGGGCGTACAACCGGACGCTCACCCCGTTCGGCTTCCAGAACGAGCGGCGGACCTTCTGGGAGGCCCCCGAGGTGTACGGGAAGATGTCGCCCTTCAACCACGCGGACAAGATCAACAAACCGCTCCTGCTCGTCCACGGGGCGGCGGACAACAACCCGGGCACGTTCCCCGTCCAGAGCGAGCGGCTCTACCAGGCGATCCGCGGCAACGGCGGCGTCTGCCGGCTGGTGCTGCTCCCGCACGAGTCGCACGGGTACGAGGCACGGGAGACGGTCGAGCATGTGCTGTACGAGCAGTTCGCGTGGTTCGACAAGTACGTCAAGAACGCCGGCAAGAAGTAAAACTCGAGACTCATGAAGCGGCAGAGGTGGAAGGGCATAACCATCCGGTCACAATCGCCCCCCGCACCGGCGCTCGGCGCGGGTCTCCGACCCCGCCGCTCTTCGGACCGCAGGTCTCCCGACGCTCGCCCCTCAGACACCGCCGCCTGCGCCCGGCTGGCGTTGGAGACCTGCGGTCCGAAGAGCGGCGGGTCGGAGACCCGCGCCGAGGAACCCGACTACTCGCAAATCCGGTATCAAAGACGGTGACGTCCGAAGAGCGGCGGGGTCGGAGACCCGCGCCGAGCGCCGGTGGGCACGTTCGGGGTTGTGGCGGCACGTTTCCAACCAGCAATTCCCGCTCGGGGCATTTTGGCTTGGTTTAGCGGCCATTACGAAGTGTCCTTTCGTATTGGTCCGGCTATCTTATTTTGCATATCCTTCACACATTAATATTGGCAAATGATTCTTGCCATGTTGCCACCGCCCAAATCGCCTCTGGCCGCGGATCGGTTGATCCGGATCGTCCGCGCTCGGTTCCAACACATCCCCGACCAACGCACCGAACCGACCATCTCCTTACGGGATGCCTTGCTCTCCGGATTCGCTCTCTTTTTCCTCAAGTCCCCGTCCCTGTTGGCCTTCGAACGCGAACGCACGACCAACACGTTCAATCTGCAGGCGCTGTTCGGCGTGAAACAGATTCCCTGCGACACCCAGATGCGGAAAATCCTCGATGACGTCGATCCCCCGCCACCTCCGACCGGCCTTCACCGATCTGTTTCGCCACCTGCAGCGTGGCAAATACCTCGAACGGTTCGTCTATTTCCGGGGACATTATTTGCTGGCCAGCGATGGCACCACCCACTTCTCGTCCGACAAGATCCATGGCCCGCATTGCCTCAAAAAGCGCAGTCGCAACGGGGGCGTCAGCTACTCCCACCGCATGCTCGGGATGGCGTTGGTCCATCCCGACTTCCGCGAAGTCGTTCCTCTGTGCCCGGAACCCATCCTCCAACAAGACGGGACCACAAAAGCGGATGGCGAACGGAACGCCTCGGCGCGGGCGATAAAAGACTTCCGCCGGGAGCATCCCAAACGGCCGGTGATCATCGTGGAAGGCGCCTCCGCGCCGAGGGACCGCGTGTCCGCATCCTCAAGCGACACCGCATCCGCTTCATTTTGAGCGTCAAGCCCGGCAAACAGACGCACCTGTTCGCACAGATGAAACAGGCGGACGAGGATCGCCGCCAGGCGGACGAAGGTGTCCGCGACCAGATGGCCCAGGAACTCGCCGCGCAGATGGACCAAGCGGAACAGGATCGCCGCGTCCAGGTGTTGACGTTGGTCGACCCGGACGGGACCGTTCATCATTACCGCTGGTTGACCGACGCCGCGTTGAACAAGACCGACGCCGACGAGCGTGTCGGCATGCTCGACTACTGGGAACTCGGCGGGCCGGACGTGCGGCATTTCCGTTGGATCACGGATCTGGAACTGACCGCCGGAACCGTGTCCGACTGGCCGCATATGCCCCCCAGGCGTCGGCCGTGATCGCCCAGTTGCGGGTCGACGCGACGACGAACGAGCACAAGGCGGCGTTGCGGTTGCTGGGTGTGTTGCCGCCCCTCCAGGGGGCCGTGGTGACGGCCGACGCGATGTTCACCCACCGGGACGTGTGCGAGCAGGTGTCGGCGAACGGCGGGGACTACATCTTGTACGCGAAAGACAACCAGGCGACCCTGGAGCGGGATCTGCGGGACCTCTTCGCGGCAGCCGAACGCGGCCGCCTTCCCCCCTCCAGCTGCGGTTGTGGGCGGAGAATACGCAAACGGTTACGACCCGCAACAAGGGGCACGGGCGGATCGAGGTGCGGACGCTGACGACCACGACGTGGATGAACGACGACCTCGACTGGCCGCACGTCGGCCAAGTGTTCCGACTCGAGGGGGAGCGGCGAATCGGGGGCCAGAAGACGGTCGAGGTGGTGTATGGGATCACCAGTCTGTCGCGGGACGAGGCCGACGTGGACAGGTTGTTGGACTTCAACCGGGCCCATTGGGGCATCGAGAACGGTCGGCATCACACCCGAGATGAGACGTTGCGGGAGGATCGGTGCCGGGTGCGGAAGGGGAATGCCCCGCGGGTATTGGCGTCGTTGCGGAACGTGGGCGTCTACCTGCTACGGGGGATGGGCGGGTCCAGCGCGGCCGCCGCGACCCGCGAACTGTCTGCCCACCCCCGGAAGGCTCTCGACCCCCTCCACGCTCCAGGTTCTACTTCTGAGTAGCCCTGACGCCCACCCGGTTCCTTTTGACCAGGCACTCGGGGCAGTGAATGCCGTCGGACGTGGTCGCGAAAGAGTTGGTCCCGTCGACGGAGATCAGGTACTGCCCGCCGAGGTACCCGAACGTGTCCAGGACGTGATCCCGTTGGAGGCGGCGGAAGACGTCCCGGAAGGCCGGGCGGAGGGCGGCCGGGTCAACGGGGTCGAGGAGGTCCCGCATCTGGGTGTCGGATGGGACACGAGTGATCCCGTACACAGTCCGGAAGTTGTCGTTCGGGTCCCGCCTGCGGTGGTCGAACGCGAGGAGGGACGGGTCCTTGAGGGAGAACATGGCGAACGCCGACATGAGGGCGTCCCCGAGGGGGATGGCGGGCGGCCCGGTGCGGGCATCCGGAATCCCGTCGGACGTCGCCCGGACGAGGGGGCAGAGTGCGTCGGCGGTCAGATCGGCGCGGACCAGACGAGACGGGGATCCCATGACGTGCCTCCGACCGGAGGGATGGTAAGATGGGAAGGGCTGGCAAGCATTCTCGGCCCCGACATCGCGACGAGGAAGGGCAAACAACGCGACAACACACGGAAAATGCAGATGAACGGGAATTGCTGGAACGGAACCCTCTTCCGGCCGACGAGAGGGAGGTTCACGCACGCCTCCTTTCCGACCGAGGAGGATATCTTGTCGCGACAGCGATCAGTCGGATTACACCCACAGTTCCAGCACGCGGATCATCAACTCGGCCCAGTGATCCGGTGCCGGCAGGTCGGCGTCGCTCTCGACCCGCACGCCGTGCCCGTCGGTCAGGGTGGGCCGGGGGCCGTCGACGGTCAGGTGAGAGACGACCGCCCCGTCCGGGTCCAAGTCCACCGGCGTAGCGGCCAGGGTCAGACAATGGACCTGGCTGAGTCTGGCCTGGTCCGTCAGGACGGCGGCCAGCGCGGCCACGTCCGGGACGGCTCGGATTTGCGCCGCCCCGCGTTCGATCAACTCTTGTAACAAGAGTTGGAGGAGTTCCGCCTCCTGCGCCAGCGGCTTCTCCCCCCCGGGCTGGACGAACACGAGTTCGAATCTCAGGGCGTCGGTACTCAACCAGTCGGCGAGGCGGCGGACGAGGGTGAGAACGGTCGCCAGCGCCATCACGATCCGCTGGTAGTCGAGTTCCGGGTCTTTGAACCGGGCGGCCACGAGCGACGGGAAGAGGGCGAACGCGAACGTCCGCCGGCGGCGGAGGAACTGGTTCTCGTCCCGCGAGTAATAAAACAGTTCGTCGCGGACGAACTTCATGTCGAACAGGTCGGGCGACTCCGATTCCATGTACGCGAGTTGCGAATGTAGGAGGCTCTCGATCGAGCCCTTCGTCGAGAGGGACGAGTACCCCCCGACCGGGTATTGGTCCTCGTCGGCCACGCGGGTCGGCACCTGCTTTCGCCCGGCCAGCGGGCGGACCGGCCGGGCCGGGAGCAGGGCGGTCAGCCGGGCGGTCAACTGGAGGATCTGGCGGTGCGCGACGTACTGGCCCATGTCGGCCAGCGCCGTCCGCTGCTCCAGCGCGATCACGTCCTCGGGCACGAGGACTTCGGCCATCTTCCGGGCGGCGCTGACGAGGGTCTTGTACTGGTTGACGAGCAGCGGCATCGGCCCCTCGGCGATGAGACTCTCGTACCCCTTCGCGAGCAACTCGTCCCCGCCCGCGGACATCATCCCGCGGATGACCGCCGGCGACAATTCGACCCCGCCGATCTGGCCGTGTTCGCGGACCTGCCGGATGACGTACGCGAGCCCCTTGGCCTGGTCGCGGCCCTGGTAGCGGCGCAGGGCGTCCGTCGCCCGTTCGAACGCCCAGTCCGCGTAAATCTTCCCGAGCAGGTGGTCTTCGTAGTTTCGCAGAAGCGCGGCGTCCCAGCCGGGCACCTCGACGTGTTCCTTCGATTGCCGCCCGCGGTCCAGCCCGTAAACGACGTTACCGAGGTCGGCGACGAACCCGATCGGCGGCAGCGGTTGCCCATTTGAGGCGATTTCCAGTGCCCATTCCAGGGCGGACCGGACCAGTCCGGCGCTCGGCTTCACGACGCGCTGCAGCCACAGCCCCTGGAGCAGGAATTTCCGCGCCGCGTCGAGATCACGCAGTTCCACAACGTCCATGAGTGTTACCCCACTCCCGCCGGTGCCGTAAGTACCCGTCGTTTCCCGCCCGACCTGCTTCCAACAGTTTACCGATGGCCGGGGACTCTTTTGAATATAGTGGATGCGAATGAACGTCCGGGTTGCCGCGCGGGCCACGGGTATCATTCGACCGGGTATCATTCGACCGATGGAACGCGGCGCCGACCCGCCGGTTCGAGTTCGTTCGACGGCTCGAACCGGCCAAAGCTCTTGCCATCATCTGGACATATTCTTTAACTAAAACTCCCATTCCCCTCAAGTCGTTGCCACCTACTGCCTCGTGAGTCCGTTGCCGTTCGCACGACCCGCAAACCCGGAAGAACCGTTAATTCCGTACCCCGTAATGGTCGATGTTTTTCGTGAAGCGGGATCATCGGGTTCCGGCCCGAATTACGTTCCTGCGCCCACGTGGCCGATGATTGAGGGGCACATGGCGGCAAAGCGAATCCTTCTTGGAGTGTTCCTGGCCGGGGCGTTCGGTGCCTCATCGGCGTACGGCCAATACGCGCCGCCCGGCACGACCCCGCCACCATCGTCGTTCGGTAGCGGTCTGTCGCAGCCGGGCTTGTCCTCGCCGGGAACGGGCGTTCTTCCCGGCACCACACCCTTGCCCGGCGGAGTCGGTATGCCTCCGCCCGGCGGTGTCGGTACGCCTCTGCCCGGCCCGGCGGTGCCGCCGGGCTCGCCCCCCACGCCAGTTTACTCGGGCTTGTTCGGGGGCGCGTCGCCGCCCCCGATCGGGACGGGATCGATCGACACGTTAACCGGCCCGCCGAGTTACGCGGCCCAGCCGCTCCCGACCGGGGTCGCGACCAACCCGCTGGTGGGTGGGGGGTACAACATCCCGTCCTGGTGCTGCGGACCGGTCGGGGGGAACGGCCCGATCACTTACGAACTCTACACCCGCACCGGTCCTAATTTCACGCTCGGGGGCGGGTCGGCGTTGAGCGGGGCGCTGAAAAACGGGTGGGTGGTCCAGGGGGGCGGGCGGTCGCTCTTCTTCAACCAGGCCCGCGACGCGGCCTGGGCCCTCGACCTCGGCATCGGGTACACGTACACGCCCGGGGACCGGAACTCGATCCTCACCACCGACCCGAGTATCAAGTTCATCAACGCGAACCCCACGGGGTCGTTCAACATCAACACCCCGGTGCCGGTCTACGTCGGCGGGATTTACCGGACGACGTTCAACTACGCGGTCGGGCGCGACTGGTTCCTCAGCGGGCCGGGGACGACGAACCAGGAAGAGGGGTGGAACTCGCGCTTGGGCCTGGACGTCGGCGGCCGCTGGGGGACCGTCCACGCCGACCTGTACAACGTCGGCAACACCGGCGACCCGTACATCCGCCGGCAGGCCGTCTCCCAGAGCGTGTTCCTCGGGGCCAATTATAACTGGGAACGGAGCTTCGGCGGGTGGATCTGGTTCGGGGGCTTCCGGACCGAGTGGGGCGCGACCGTCTCGAACAACCTGATCGCCCCCCAATCGACCCGACTGTTCGACGTCAACCTGCTAATGATGGCCGGCGTCCGCTACTAACCGGTACCAAGTTAGCGACGAGATTCGCACGGGCGGCCCGCGGGCGCGTTAGCGCCCGCGGGCCGCCCGTCAGCGTTTGAAGCCCCGCTGCCGGCTATTCCATTTCGCGCCGGCCCGGCTATACAAACCTGTGTATCGCCAGGGGTGCCTGCCCCGGACGGGCGGGCTGAGATCACACCCTCCGAACCTGAACCGGTTAGCGCCGGCGTAGGGAGGCGAATCTGTTCACCTCGACGACTGCCCGGTCCCGCACGCGCGCCCCGTGTGACCCCCGGGTAACAACCATGACTCAAATCGAAGCGGCCCGGAAGGGCCAGATCACGCCGGAAATGCACTTCGTCGCCCAGCGCGAGGATCTGGACCCGGACCTGATCCGGGCCGAAGTCGCGCGGGGCCGCATGGTCATCCCGGCCAACGTCAATCACCTGAAAGGCCGGTTGGAGCCGATGGCGATCGGCGTCGCGGCCAAGTGCAAGATCAACGCGAACATCGGCAATTCGGCCGTCACCGGCAAGGTCGACGACGAACTGGAGAAACTCCACACGGCCGTCCACCTCGGCGCCGACACGGTGATGGACCTGTCGACGGGTGGGAACATCGACGGCATCCGGCAAGCCCTCGTGGACGCTTCCCCCGTGCCGATCGGGACGGTCCCCATTTATCAGGTGATTCAGCAGGTCAAAGACCCGCGCGACGTGACCCCGCGGGCGATGCTCGACATGGTCGAGCACCAGGCGAAACAGGGCGTGGATTACATGACGATCCACGCCGGCGTCCTGCTGGAACACGTCCCGCTGGCCCGGGACCGGGTGACCGGGATCGTGAGCCGCGGCGGGTCGCTGATGGCCGGCTGGATGGTCGCGCACCACAAGCAGAACCCGTGGTACACACACTTCGACGAGCTGTGCGAGATCATGCGGGCGTACGACGTGACGTTCAGCCTGGGCGACGGGTTGCGGCCCGGGTCGCTGGCGGACGCCAACGACCCGGCCCAGTTCGCCGAACTGAAGACGCTCGGCGAACTGACGCTCAAGGCGTGGGACCGCGGGTGTCAGGTCATGATCGAGGGTCCGGGGCACATCCCGATGCACCTGGTGAAGATGAACGTGGAGAAGGAGCGGGAGTTCTGCCACGACGCCCCGTTCTACGTCCTCGGCCCGCTGGTGACGGACGTGGCCCCGGGGTACGACCACATCACGTCCGCGATCGGGGCCGCGCTGGCGGCCGAGGCGGGCGCGGCGATGCTCTGTTACGTCACCCCGAAGGAGCACCTGGGATTGCCGAACAAGGACGACGTCCGCCAGGGCGTGATCGCGTACAAGATCGCGGCCCACGCGGGCGACATCGCGCGGGGCCGCAAGAACGCCCGCGTCCGCGACGACGCGCTGAGCAAGGCCCGGTTCGAGTTCGACTGGAACCGCCAGTTCGACCTCTCGCTCGACCCCGAAACGGCCCGCCGGATGCACGACGAGACTCTGCCGCAGGAAGTGTTCAAGAGCGCGAAGTTCTGCTCGATGTGCGGCCCGAAGTTCTGCTCGATGCGGATCACCCAGGATCTCCACAAACTCGCCGACGACGCGGCCCGGGTATCCCTGGAACTGGCCGCGCCGGCCGCGGCCCAGTAGCAGACCGAGAACCTTTTCAGGGCGGCTGACGGGCCCACAAAAACTCCCGCGCGGGCCGGGTTGACGGGCGCGGCAGCCGTCCTTATAAAATGTAAGTCGATGCAGGGGCAGTTAGCTCAGCTGGTAGAGCGAGCGACTGAAAATCGCTAGGTCCCCGGTTCAAGCCCGGGACTGCCCACTCTAGAAAACAAGGGGTTTTTGAAAACCCGGACCCGAACCAACCACTGCTCGGCACAGAATTCCGGCACAGAATGAGAAAAGCCCCCCACTTCGTTGGCGCGAAGTGAGGGGCCGCAACCCGAAGGCTGCCGTGGGGCTTCCGTCATGGCCTCCGGAGGGTTGTTCTCATGGCTCGGACTCCAAAACCCTGGTTCCGCACCGAACGCGCCGTGTGGTGCGTTCATTTCCGCGGCAGCATGCACCAACTCGGCCCGCACCCCGAGGGCTTCCCGGCCCCCAGGCAAGTGAAGGGAAAGTGGAATGCACCCGCGCCGATTCTTCAGGCATTTCACGCACTGCTCGCGACACCATCAACAGCCAAGCCACCAAAAGTTCCTGATCCGCCGCCCGTCGCCGGCCTCACCGTGCCGGACGTTTTCGATCTTTTCTTGGAGTGGTGCCAGAAAAATCGATCGGCCCGTACCTACGAATGGTCCCAGAACCACATCCAAAATTTCCTCGATTCCCTCACCATCAAACGCTTACCGGTAGATGACCTGA is a window of Fimbriiglobus ruber DNA encoding:
- a CDS encoding MFS transporter codes for the protein MFGTIDPPDDDTARGVARAARRKVAWRVLPLVFLLYVVAYLDRANVGFAKLQMQGALGFDDDTFGSGIGIFFIGYLFLEIPGALLVEHWSARKWFARILITWGFCSMGMALVTTPTQFYIARFLLGLAEAGFFPGIIVYFTHWFPRPDRARALAVMLVGVPLSLALGSAVSGLLLEQGWFGLAGWQWVFIVEGAPAVVFGVALPFLLTDRPAQARWLTPDERAWLEKTLEAERREVETTSGAVTIGRVARMPAVWLLALGIFATNTGGYAMVFWLPTAVQGLLTSLGRQSASADVLVWTGLVYLCGFLGVLVSGHSSDRTGDRKWHCVVSLVGAGVFLALSTVPGQPWALVFIWLCLTGFCANFWISPFWVLPTQALSSSAAAVSIGFINMSANLAGFLGSKIVGRMKYEGLDDRACLLFLAACFALGGGIVALLRVNRRRE
- a CDS encoding transposase — its product is MDHGSGTDRRNRVRLAAYAPQASAVIAQLRVDATTNEHKAALRLLGVLPPLQGAVVTADAMFTHRDVCEQVSANGGDYILYAKDNQATLERDLRDLFAAAERGRLPPSSCGCGRRIRKRLRPATRGTGGSRCGR
- the thiC gene encoding phosphomethylpyrimidine synthase ThiC, translating into MFTSTTARSRTRAPCDPRVTTMTQIEAARKGQITPEMHFVAQREDLDPDLIRAEVARGRMVIPANVNHLKGRLEPMAIGVAAKCKINANIGNSAVTGKVDDELEKLHTAVHLGADTVMDLSTGGNIDGIRQALVDASPVPIGTVPIYQVIQQVKDPRDVTPRAMLDMVEHQAKQGVDYMTIHAGVLLEHVPLARDRVTGIVSRGGSLMAGWMVAHHKQNPWYTHFDELCEIMRAYDVTFSLGDGLRPGSLADANDPAQFAELKTLGELTLKAWDRGCQVMIEGPGHIPMHLVKMNVEKEREFCHDAPFYVLGPLVTDVAPGYDHITSAIGAALAAEAGAAMLCYVTPKEHLGLPNKDDVRQGVIAYKIAAHAGDIARGRKNARVRDDALSKARFEFDWNRQFDLSLDPETARRMHDETLPQEVFKSAKFCSMCGPKFCSMRITQDLHKLADDAARVSLELAAPAAAQ
- a CDS encoding prolyl oligopeptidase family serine peptidase, whose amino-acid sequence is MSDRVTVLCGLAIAALSVAEASAQEGYRRPPKAVIDILDAPLPPAVSVSPTGEHLLFIWTGRYPPIADLAEPTVRLAGLRINPRTNGPARSTRVTRLKLLPIAGGEAKELELPAGKVSFPLWSPDGQRFAIMVTSEKGVGLWLGTVAGGPFVEAPGVALNAAVGEPVQWMPDNQSLLVQLVPEKRGAAPVAPAAPSGPVVQESSGKAAPVRTFQDLLQNPHDEALFAYYATSQLAVVQLAGGKATHQPLGEPGLVVSSDPSPDGKFVLVSRVKRPFSYLLTYSAFPRAVEVWDAAGAVAQTVADLPLQDKIPIEGVPTGPRSIRWLPTQPHTLLWVEAQDEGDPRKKVPFREAVFSRAVGAASEPREVLKLEFRFAGLDVFPSDNRMLVRDYDRDRKWSRTILASTSPLLGGEPKVLFERSAQDRYGDPGTPVTRTLPTGHRVLRTAGDPAGNTIWLAGSGATPKGDRPFLDRYDATTGKTTRVFHCEEGMMESVAAILNPAGTKLLVRRESPTSPPNYFYREPNHEKQLTETADPAPELRKAKKQLVTTKRADGTPISFTLHTPPGYKDGERLPAVIWAYPIEFASADTAGQVSGSPNTFTTITGYSHLFFLTQGYAVLEVSMPVVGPPASANDTFIEQLVSNAAASIDRAVELGVVDRDRVGVMGHSYGAFMTANLLAHSDLFRAGIARSGAYNRTLTPFGFQNERRTFWEAPEVYGKMSPFNHADKINKPLLLVHGAADNNPGTFPVQSERLYQAIRGNGGVCRLVLLPHESHGYEARETVEHVLYEQFAWFDKYVKNAGKK